A section of the Pseudomonas sp. FP453 genome encodes:
- a CDS encoding GNAT family N-acetyltransferase: MQAVMNPKYPGLSVRVADEGFDAYVWGNDFSFEVSAYAVPEMGVRVDQWPLERILPYRKCYGIDPEEFASFRDAPDSAVFMAYLDDQAVGHIVVSTNWNGFAHVDELAVALPARRHGVAKALLDVAQFWSRKKNLPGMMLETQNNNLGACRLYERCGYVMGGIDHLRYRGIDPQTREVAIFWYRLFKSEVAKP; the protein is encoded by the coding sequence ATGCAAGCTGTAATGAACCCGAAGTATCCAGGGCTCAGTGTGCGGGTCGCCGACGAGGGCTTCGATGCCTACGTGTGGGGCAATGACTTCAGTTTTGAGGTCAGCGCCTATGCTGTGCCGGAGATGGGTGTGCGGGTCGATCAATGGCCTTTGGAGCGCATCCTGCCGTACCGCAAGTGTTATGGGATTGACCCGGAAGAGTTCGCCAGTTTCCGCGACGCGCCCGACAGCGCAGTCTTCATGGCCTACCTCGACGACCAGGCGGTGGGCCACATCGTGGTCAGCACCAACTGGAATGGTTTTGCCCACGTCGATGAGCTGGCGGTGGCCTTGCCCGCACGGCGTCATGGTGTGGCCAAGGCGCTGCTGGATGTTGCGCAATTCTGGAGTCGCAAGAAAAACCTGCCGGGCATGATGCTCGAAACCCAGAACAACAACCTCGGTGCCTGCCGCCTGTACGAGCGTTGCGGCTACGTGATGGGCGGTATCGACCACCTGCGCTATCGCGGCATCGACCCGCAGACCCGTGAGGTGGCGATTTTCTG